A segment of the Leptolyngbya sp. NIES-3755 genome:
TGAACGCTCTTAATCTGGGTTGATGCACTCAGCCCATCCATCACAGGCATTTGCAAATCCAAAACGATGACATCTGGACAATGCTGATCCGCCATTTCGACGGCTTCGCGCCCATTTGAGGCAAGACCCACCAATTCGATTCCTTCTTGACGTTGGAGCGCCAATTTCAAGCTAAAGCGGGTCAATTCATGGTCATCGACAATTAAAACACGCAACACTTTGCACTCACTAAACAGCATGGGGTAGGCAGAAGGGTCAATGTGATCAAGAGTGTAACGATGCGTACATTCAGTAGTCCTCTACCGCAGGGATTAACCGCAGGAACTTCATGGTAGAAATGGAATTGGTGAAGGTTGGATAGAGCAAGCAAAAAAAATCAGCGATCCATTCCCATCAAAAGGTGAATCGCTGACAGCAACCGACAGACTTTAATTACATCCAATCTTTCAATAATGCTTGCCGACGGGGATGACGCAATTTTCTCATCGCTTTCGCTTGAATTTGGCGCACTCGTTCCCGCGACAAATCATAAATCTGTCCAATCTCACTCAGCGTGTAGTGCTGACCATCGGTTAAACCAAATCGCAATTTGATAATTTCGCGTTCTCGATCGCTTAAATGATCCAACACCGAATTGAGTCGATCGATGAGCAATTTATGATCCAGGTTATCGTTCGGTGCAACGTTATCTGCATCTTCGATCAGTTGCATGAGTTCAGTATCTTCATCGCGTCCGACCCAAGCATGAAGCGATAGAGTGCGCTGGCTCACGTCTAGAACCTGCTCTAACTTATCTTCTTCCATGTCGAGCGCACCCGCTAACTCTTGCTTCGTCGGCTTACGACCGAGTTCTTGAGAGAGCATTTGACGCACTTTACGGACTTGATTGAGCTTTTCAACCATGTGAACGGGTAGGCGAACCGTTCTAGATTGCGATGCGATCGCTCTTGTAATCCCCTGACGAATCCACCAGTAAGCGTAAGTTGAGAACTTATAACCGCGTTCGTAGTCGAATTTTTCAGCGGCTCTCATCAAGCCCATTGCCCCTTCTTGAATCAAATCTAAGAACGGAACACCCCGGTTTAAATACTTTTTCGCGATCGACACGACTAATCGTAAGTTAGCGCGAACTAATTTCCGTTTTGCTCGTTCTCCAGCAACTCCACCTTTCGCAATCTCACGTGCTAATTCAATCTCTTGTGCTTGAGTCAGGAGCGGATACCTTGCCATTTCCCTCAAGAACATTCCAACCGAATCATCAGAAAGTCCAAGGTATTCGCTCGTCTTCCCTTTGAATGACTTCGCTAAACCTTCGGGAGACAAATCCTCAGCTTCGAGTGATTCGAGTTCAGAAAGATCGATATCGCCTTCAGTTACAACAGCATCGATCGGAAAGGAATCAGTGGGTAATTTGGTTGCCATTTTTGAATTACGTTGGAGGGTCTTTAGTTCTTGTTAACGTCGTTTCTTCAACTGCAACTTACTGTAATCGAAATGCTCAGATTTGTTACATCGTTTCTGATGTTTTTTGATTGGTTTTTATGAGGTTTATCAGAGCTTAGTTTATGAATTGA
Coding sequences within it:
- a CDS encoding two-component response regulator, CheY subfamily (similar to AA sequence:cyanobase_aa:LBDG_45210), whose product is MLFSECKVLRVLIVDDHELTRFSLKLALQRQEGIELVGLASNGREAVEMADQHCPDVIVLDLQMPVMDGLSASTQIKSVHPQIKILAYSSLEDPQTEVMLQTAKVDAFCKKETAIQDLIAIVNQLGKESDSRRGC
- a CDS encoding group 2 sigma 70-type sigma factor (similar to AA sequence:cyanobase_aa:LBDG_45220); amino-acid sequence: MATKLPTDSFPIDAVVTEGDIDLSELESLEAEDLSPEGLAKSFKGKTSEYLGLSDDSVGMFLREMARYPLLTQAQEIELAREIAKGGVAGERAKRKLVRANLRLVVSIAKKYLNRGVPFLDLIQEGAMGLMRAAEKFDYERGYKFSTYAYWWIRQGITRAIASQSRTVRLPVHMVEKLNQVRKVRQMLSQELGRKPTKQELAGALDMEEDKLEQVLDVSQRTLSLHAWVGRDEDTELMQLIEDADNVAPNDNLDHKLLIDRLNSVLDHLSDREREIIKLRFGLTDGQHYTLSEIGQIYDLSRERVRQIQAKAMRKLRHPRRQALLKDWM